Part of the Mycolicibacterium mageritense genome is shown below.
GCTGGTGAACCTGCTCACCGGCCCGCACGGTGTGGATCGCTACACCGAGCTGGTCGAACCGACCTGGACGCGTGGCGATGCCCGCGCCAAGGTGATCGCCGTGCGGCGGCAGACGTCGCGCAGCGTCACGCTGACCCTGGAACCGAACGAGGCGTTCAAAGGTTTCCGGGCCGGCCAGCACATCAACCTGTCCGTCGAGATCAACGGCCGGCGCCGTACGCGCTGCTATTCCCCGGCCAGTGCCGAGGGGGCGGGCTCGATCGAGCTGACCATCGGGCGCCACGAGGGCGGCTTGGTGTCGAACTACCTGTGTGATCACGCGTATGCGGGGATGGTGCTTGGGCTCGACTCGGTCGGGGGAGATTTCGTCCTGCCCGACGAGCTGCCGCGGCGCATCCTGTTCGTGTCCGGGGGCAGCGGCATCACGCCGGTGTTGTCGATGCTGCAGACGCTGCGTGCACAGGCGTTCACCGGTGAAGTCGCGTTCGTGCACTACGCGCGCAGCGCCGACGAGGCCAGTTACCGCACCGAGCTCCGTGCCATGCGGACCGCCGGTGTCCGGGTGCTGCACGGGTACACCCGCAACACCGACGGGACCGACCTCGAGGGGCGTTTCGGGCCTGAGCATCTCGCCGTGGCATTTCCCGATGGAGCGCCCGACGCGGTGTTCGCCTGCGGGCCCACCGAACTGCTCGATGCCGTCCGGGAATTGCGTCCGGACGTGCGGTCGGAGAGTTTCGTGCCGCCCGTGTTCAGCATTCCTGCCGAATCGACCGGCGGGACGGTCAAGTTCACCACCAGCAATGTCGCGGTGACCGACGACGGTCAACCGCTGCTGGTGCAGGCCGAGGCCGCCGGTCTGACGCCCGAGAGCGGATGCCGCATGGGTATCTGCCACAGCTGCACCCGGTTCAAGACCCGCGGTGCGGTGCGCAACCTCATCACCGGCGCGGTGTCCAGCGCCGATTGCGAAGACATCCAGATCTGCGTCACCGCCCCCGTCGGTGACGTCGACATCGATCTCTGAACTACCCGAAAGGAGCTGTCATGTCCGAGAACAAGAAGTACAGCCTCACCCCCGAGCAGGCGGAAGCGTTCGGCGCCGAGCTCGACGCGATCCGCGAGCGCGTCATCGCCGACCTCGGTGAGCGCGACGCCACCTACATCCGCAACATCATCAAGACCCAGCGCAAGCTCGAGGTCGGTGGCCGCGCGCTGCTGTTCGCCTCGATCTTCCCGCCGTTCTGGCTGGCCGGCACCGCCATGCTGGGGATCTCGAAGATCCTCGACAACATGGAGATCGGCCACAACGTCATGCACGGCCAATACGACTGGATGGGCGATCCGGCCATCTCCAGCAAGGCTTTCGAGTGGGACACCGCCTGCCCGGCCGACCAGTGGCGGCACTCGCACAACTACATGCACCACACGTACACCAACATCGTCGACATGGACCGCGACATCGGCTACGGCATCCTGCGCATGAGCGAGGACCAGAAGTGGTCGCCGTACTACCTCGGCAACCCGGTCTACGCGTTCCTGCTCATGGTGTTCTTCCAGTACGGCGTCGCGCTGCACGAGCTGGAGACCGAGCGCATCCGGTCCGGCGAGATCAGCATCGCCGACAAGAAGGATGTGCTGCGCGGCATCTGGGCGAAGACCAAGCGCCAGACGCTCAAGGACTACGTGGCCTTCCCACTGCTGGCCGGCCCGTTCGCGCCGTTCGTGTTCGCCGGCAACATGACCGCCAACCTCATGCGCAACGTGTGGTCGTACATGATCATCTTCTGCGGGCACTTCCCGGAGGGCACCCAGGAGTTCTCCATCGAGGAAACCGAGAACGAGTCCCGCGGTCAGTGGTACTTCCGGCAGCTGCTCGGTTCGGCAAACCTGACCGGCGGCAAGCTGTTCCACATCCTCAGCGGCAACCTGTCCTTCCAGATCGAGCATCACCTGTTCCCGGACATCCCGGCACATCGGCACGCCGAGATCTCGGTCGAGGTCCGCGAGATCTGCGAGCGCTACGGCCTGCCCTACAACACCGGTCCGCTGTACAAGCAGTTCGGCACCGTCGTCCGCAAGATCGTGCGGCTGGCGTTCCCGTGGGGCGGCGGCAGCAAGGACGCCGCGCCTGAAGTCGCGCCCGAATCGGAGCCTGCTGCCGAGCCTCAGGCCGCTGCCGAGTCTCAGGCGGGTGTCGAACCCCAGGTTGCTCCGGAGCCCCAGCCCGGTGCCGAGTCCCAGGCAGAAGCCGCCGAGACCGACCGCGAGCTGGTCCTGGTCAACTGACCTCCAGGCTGCGCTGGAGCAGCACAGTATCCAGCCAGCGCGAGTGCTTGAAACCCACCGAACGCAGCCGCCCGGCCTCTGCGAAACCGTACCTACGGTGCAGAGCGAACGAGGCGGCTGCGTCTTCGGTGTCCACGACCACGGCGATCACCTCACGCACCCCCGCCGCCGCGCAGCCGGCGAGCAGTGCCTGCAGCAGCGCTGCGCCGATGCCGCGCCCGGTCGCCTGGGGAGCCAGGTAGATCGAATTCTCCACGGTGTGGTCATAGGCCGGGCGGGCCTTCCACGGCGCGCAGTACGCGTAACCCGCCACCTCACCGTCGAATACCGCAGTGAGGAACGGCAATTCACGCTCCCGCGCAGTGGCGAGCCTGCGGTCCCACTCCGCGCGGTCCGGCGGCGTCAACTCGAAAGTGGCGACCCCCGTCTGCACGTGGTGGGCGTAGATGGCGCCGATGGCGTCAAGGTCGTCCGCTGACGTGGGGCGCACGACGACGGCGTTGCTCATGACTTCACCTTAGGGATCGTCTTCTTCGGGTGGGTGGAAGAGTTCTTCGGGGTGCCAGTAGTGGTTGATGCGGTCTTGGCCTGTGTCGAGAAGGGGTGGTGGGATCCATTCGACGCGGCCATCGGGGCGGATGCGGGTGGTCCAGCCGTTGTCGGTGACGAGGCGGTTTTGGGGTCCGCAGGCCAGGGTGAGGTCGGTGATGTCGGTTCGGCCGCCTGCGACGAAGTCGGCGCGGGCGTGGTGGGCTTCGGCGTGGTAGGCGGGTCCGGTGCAGCCGGGGACCGTGCATCCGCGGTCGCGGGCGTAGAGCACGATGCGTTGTCCGGGGGTGGCGATGCGTTTGGTTCTGCCGAGGTAGAGCGGGATTTCGTGGTGGTCGTCGAAGATGACGAGGTAGTGGTTGGCGTGGCTGGCCATGCGGATGACGTCGGACATGGGTAGGGCGGTGTGACCGCCGGTGGTGGCGATGCCGGTGCCGGTTTGTAGTTCGCGCAGGGTGGTGGAGACGACGACGGTGACGGGTAGGCCGTTGTGTTGGCCGAGGTTGCCGGAGGCGAGCATGGCGCGCGCGACGGCTTTCCAGGCGTCGTGGCGGCGTTGGGGCAGGGTGCGGGTGTCTTTCGTGGCAGCCGCGGGCTTGGATTCGGCGGTCTCGGTATTGGTCTTGGTTTCGGCTGTATCTGCAGGCTGGGCCGCGATCAGGGTGTCGGGGGTGTCGTCGGGCGGCTCGGCGTTGGTGTCCTCGTCGGTGGTGGAGGCGGGTTCGGTGTCGGGGTTCTCGTCGTCGGGGTTGCATTTGCCGGGGGCGGCCCATTTGGCGTCGATGGCTTCGAGGTAGCTGCACAGTTCGGCGTCGGCGAAGCCGGTGACTTTGCGCAGGCCGTCGGCGTCCTGGGGGCCCAGGGTGATGCCGCGGCGGCGGGCGCGGCGGTCTTCGACGGGTTCTTCGCCGTCCTGGTTGAGGTGGAAGGCGATGCGTTCGGCGCTGCGTCGCAGGGTTTCGGGGGTGTTGCCGATGGCGATGCGGGTCAGGTCGGTGTCGATGTGGGCGATGGTGGCGTCGTCGAGGGGGATGGGGGGTTTGTTGATGAAGTTGCGGATGATGGCGACGTGTTCGGCGTTGATCTGCCCGGTGGCCTGGGCGGCGGCGGTGTCGGGTAGCAGCGGAGGGAGGGCGTCGCCGTTGAGCGTGGTGCGGGGGCCGAGGTCGTGGGCTTCGGCGACGCGGCGGCGGGCTTCGGTGCGGCTGATGCGTAGCCGGTGGACCAGTACGTCGGCCCAGTCTTTCGCGCCGATGTCTTTGGCGGTGGTGCGGGTCTGGATTTCGGCGAGCAGGGCGTGGTCGACGGTGGGGGCGTGGCAGGCTTGGGTCTCGCGGCGGGATTGCAGCTCAAGTAGTTCGGGCAGGGTCAGGCTGGTGTAGGTCAGGGTGGCCAGTGTGGCGCAGGCCGCGTCGTAGTCGGCGTAGGCGGCGAATACCGCCTCGCGATCCACGACGCTGGTCGAATGCATGTTCGAATTCTATCGCGGTCCGCCGACGACCCGGCGAGTTATCCCCAGCTTGTACTTCATCCACAGAACTTGGGGCGCAAGACAATTAGACCTTGACATCACCTCTGGCAGGCTGGGCACCAGAACGTCACGCGCTCGCCGCTCGCATCGGTTTCGATCAGCGTCCCGCAGCGTCGGCACGGTTCGCCCGCGCGGCCGTACACCCAGAGTTGGCGGCCTCGGCGAGTGTCGCCGGTGGTCGTCCGATTGACTCGGGATCTGTTGAGCCACAGCATGTCCCGCGCTCGCTGCACGACACGCAGCGGATCCTTCACGGCATCGACCGGCGTGGTGGGGCGGTGGCCGAAGACGAAACACAGCTCGTTGCAGTACACGTTGCCGACGCCTGCCATGACCCGCTGGTCGAGTAGAGCTTCCGAAATAGGCCGGGCCGGATCCGCCGTCAGGTTGGCTGCCGCGGTGCGCGGCTCCCAGTCCGGTCCCAGCAGGTCCGGACCGAGGTGCGCGACCGCGTCCATGTCGGCATCGCGATCGAGCACTTCAAGGACACCGAGGTCGATCCCGGTGGCGCGGGCATCGGCGGTTTCCAGGACGATTCGCACCCGGTGTGCCGCGCCGCCGGACCAGCCGACCCGCCAACTGCCCTCCATCTTCAGGTGCGAATGGATGCTCGCCGGCCCGACGCGGATGAACAGGTGCTTGCCCCGGCTGAGCACCTCGTCCACGACCTGTCCGGTGAGATCGACAGTGGCATAGCGC
Proteins encoded:
- a CDS encoding ferredoxin reductase, with protein sequence MFTQTLAAGVRRRVSSSSLVNLLTGPHGVDRYTELVEPTWTRGDARAKVIAVRRQTSRSVTLTLEPNEAFKGFRAGQHINLSVEINGRRRTRCYSPASAEGAGSIELTIGRHEGGLVSNYLCDHAYAGMVLGLDSVGGDFVLPDELPRRILFVSGGSGITPVLSMLQTLRAQAFTGEVAFVHYARSADEASYRTELRAMRTAGVRVLHGYTRNTDGTDLEGRFGPEHLAVAFPDGAPDAVFACGPTELLDAVRELRPDVRSESFVPPVFSIPAESTGGTVKFTTSNVAVTDDGQPLLVQAEAAGLTPESGCRMGICHSCTRFKTRGAVRNLITGAVSSADCEDIQICVTAPVGDVDIDL
- a CDS encoding fatty acid desaturase family protein, whose amino-acid sequence is MSENKKYSLTPEQAEAFGAELDAIRERVIADLGERDATYIRNIIKTQRKLEVGGRALLFASIFPPFWLAGTAMLGISKILDNMEIGHNVMHGQYDWMGDPAISSKAFEWDTACPADQWRHSHNYMHHTYTNIVDMDRDIGYGILRMSEDQKWSPYYLGNPVYAFLLMVFFQYGVALHELETERIRSGEISIADKKDVLRGIWAKTKRQTLKDYVAFPLLAGPFAPFVFAGNMTANLMRNVWSYMIIFCGHFPEGTQEFSIEETENESRGQWYFRQLLGSANLTGGKLFHILSGNLSFQIEHHLFPDIPAHRHAEISVEVREICERYGLPYNTGPLYKQFGTVVRKIVRLAFPWGGGSKDAAPEVAPESEPAAEPQAAAESQAGVEPQVAPEPQPGAESQAEAAETDRELVLVN
- a CDS encoding GNAT family N-acetyltransferase, producing MSNAVVVRPTSADDLDAIGAIYAHHVQTGVATFELTPPDRAEWDRRLATARERELPFLTAVFDGEVAGYAYCAPWKARPAYDHTVENSIYLAPQATGRGIGAALLQALLAGCAAAGVREVIAVVVDTEDAAASFALHRRYGFAEAGRLRSVGFKHSRWLDTVLLQRSLEVS
- a CDS encoding HNH endonuclease signature motif containing protein, translated to MHSTSVVDREAVFAAYADYDAACATLATLTYTSLTLPELLELQSRRETQACHAPTVDHALLAEIQTRTTAKDIGAKDWADVLVHRLRISRTEARRRVAEAHDLGPRTTLNGDALPPLLPDTAAAQATGQINAEHVAIIRNFINKPPIPLDDATIAHIDTDLTRIAIGNTPETLRRSAERIAFHLNQDGEEPVEDRRARRRGITLGPQDADGLRKVTGFADAELCSYLEAIDAKWAAPGKCNPDDENPDTEPASTTDEDTNAEPPDDTPDTLIAAQPADTAETKTNTETAESKPAAATKDTRTLPQRRHDAWKAVARAMLASGNLGQHNGLPVTVVVSTTLRELQTGTGIATTGGHTALPMSDVIRMASHANHYLVIFDDHHEIPLYLGRTKRIATPGQRIVLYARDRGCTVPGCTGPAYHAEAHHARADFVAGGRTDITDLTLACGPQNRLVTDNGWTTRIRPDGRVEWIPPPLLDTGQDRINHYWHPEELFHPPEEDDP
- the nei2 gene encoding endonuclease VIII Nei2, with product MPEGDTVFHTATALRTALVGKTLTRCDIRVPRYATVDLTGQVVDEVLSRGKHLFIRVGPASIHSHLKMEGSWRVGWSGGAAHRVRIVLETADARATGIDLGVLEVLDRDADMDAVAHLGPDLLGPDWEPRTAAANLTADPARPISEALLDQRVMAGVGNVYCNELCFVFGHRPTTPVDAVKDPLRVVQRARDMLWLNRSRVNRTTTGDTRRGRQLWVYGRAGEPCRRCGTLIETDASGERVTFWCPACQR